One Formosa agariphila KMM 3901 genomic window, TTACGAGCAACACCGCGTTAAACGTAAAGAAACGCTGTATAGTATTGCTAAAGCGTATAAAGTAACCGAGGATGATATTAAAAAAGCCAATGTTTTTTTATACTCAGAACCGTTAAGAAAAGGAACAAAAATAAGAATACCGGTTTATAGCACGAAGCAAGTTCTAGAAGAAGTCGCTACTGTGGTAGATATGACAAAACCTTATGTGGTGTTGCCAAAAGAAGGGAAATGGCGTGTTGCTTATAAATTTGGAATGACTGTTGAAGACTTAGAAGCTTTAAATCCAGAAATGGCTGAAGTTTTAAAAGTAGGAGACACGATTAAAGTACCAAATATTCCAGATAGTCATGAAAAATCTGTTGAAGACAAATACGACTATTACGAGGTACAACCTAAAGAAGGTTTTTACCGATTAAAAGTAAAATTAGGTTTAGAAAAAGAAGAACTTGAAACATTAAATCCAGGGTTAGAAGCATCAGGATTAAAAGCAGGAATGGTGCTTAGAGTGCCTAAAAATGTAGATAATGATGTTTCTGGAATGATATCAGACCATACTTTAGTTGCGTCAGATTTAACAAAAAGAGAATTTAATTATGGTACTAAACACCTAGCAGTTTTATTGCCTTTCAAACTTAAAGATGTCCCTTCAGATTCTATTCAGGGAACAATGAATCATGTTCAAAAAGATAGTTATTTAAACTTTTCTTTAGAGTTTCAATCTGGAGTTTTAATGGCTTTAGATTCGTTAAGGAAGTTAGGCGTTTCAGCAAAAGTAGATGTTTACGATACCGAAAATAAGACAAGTACCATTAGTGATTTAATCCGAAATAATAATTTCGAAGAATTAGACGCTGTAATTGGACCATTAACTCAAACAAGTGTAGAATATACAGCAGAAAAATTAAGTAAATTCAATATCCCAGTAGTATCACCAATTACTAAAACAATTAAGGTAACAGCTAACACGTTTCAATCTCGTGCAGCAGAAGGTCTACTGAAAAGTAAAGTTTTAAATTACTTTAAAGCGCGTGATAGCTTAACCAATACCATTTTAATTTTCGATTCTGAAAGTGAACCAAAGAGTGGCGATTTAAAATCTACATTTGTTGGTGCTTCAATAGTGCGTTCTCGAAAAGATAAAAAAGGAAAAGACGGACATTATATTCAGCCTGCAGATGTATCTAAATATTTAAAACCAGGTAAAAATGTAGTGTTTTTAGAGACTGAAACTGCAGGGTTTGCTTCTAACGTTACCAGTATTTTAAATTCATTAAATACAGAAGATATTCAAATTGTGTTGGCTACAACAGATATGAATAGTGCGTTTGAAGGTAGTGAAATTTCAAACCATCATTTATCTAATTTAAGATTTCATTTTGCATCCATTTCTAAATCGTTCGACGACGATGTAGAGAATGGTTTTATAAAAGCTTACAAAAAGGAATACGGATTAACACCAAACAAAATTGCCGTAAGAGGGTTTGATGTTACAATGGATGTTGTACTAAGATTAGTAACATCTACCGACCTTTATGCTTCTGTAAACGATGCACCATTAACCGAGTATATTGAAAATAAATTCGCCTATAAAAAGACACCTTTTGGTGGGTTTTATAACGATACAGTGTACTTATTGCAATACGATGATTTAAAAATTGTTGAAGTAAAAGACTAAAAACAGATGACTTCTAAAGTAACTTATCTTGGCGATTTACGTACCGAAAATTTACATTTACAATCTGGAAATACATATGTAACAGATGCACCTGTAGATAACAATGGTAAAGGAGAAGCGTTTTCTCCTACCGATACGGTGGCAACAGGTTTTGCTAATTGTATGATGACCATGATGGGTATTAAAGCCAATGGTTTAGGTGTCGATATGAAAGGGAGTACAGCAGAAGTGACTAAAATAATGTCTGCAGATCCTAGACGAATTTCTAAAATTGAAGTTGTGTTTAGTTTTCCTTTCAGCACAGATGATAAAACACGGAAAATTTTAGAACATACTGCAAAAACTTGTCCTGTGCATTATAGTTTGCATCCGGATATTGAAAAAGTAATTACGTTTAACTGGAGGTCGGTTTAACGCCAACACAAGTCTTACACACAAATTAGAAACGGTATTATGGAACAACTTAATGGAGATGTTTTAATTGAGTTGGCTTACACCAAAATGCCCTATGGTAAATATAAAGATCGATTTCTTATCGATTTACCCGAGTTCTATGTGGTTTGGTATAATAATAAAGGTTTTCCAAAAGGTAAGCTAGGCGATCAATTGCGTATGGTTTACGAACTAAAATTGAATGGCCTTGAAGATCTTATTCGTAATATAAAACAAAAGTATCCAAACCCTAAAACGCGTTAATACTTCTGTTGTATTTATTTTAATGTTCAGTTTTATTGAAAATTCTCAATTCTGTCTGTTTAAATAGGGAATCGTATTACGAAGATTAAAGTATTTAATCGGCTACAGTTTTTCTTAGAATTCTATTCTGCAATGTTTACAACTTCAACTTTTAAAATAATTATTTTTATTTGATATTTAATAATTAGCTTAAAACGAATATGTTGACGCGTATTGGTTCAATTTATAGCGTCCTTAAAAATTGTTAGTGTTTTAATCGGAATTAAAATAGAGAAGCATACTTAATTCTCGATTGTTCTTTGTAAATTTGCCTGCGTTTAAAAGCGCATCATGACAACTACAACAAAGTATATTTTCGTAACCGGCGGTGTTACATCTTCATTAGGAAAAGGAATTATTGCTGCATCATTAGCAAAATTACTTCAATCTCAAGGTTACAGAGTAACAATTCAAAAATTAGACCCATATATTAATGTGGACCCTGGTACGTTAAACCCATACGAACATGGAGAATGCTATGTTACCGATGATGGTGCCGAAACCGATTTAGATTTAGGTCATTACGAACGTTTTTTAAACACACCTACTAGTCAGGCTAATAACGTTACTACAGGTAGAATTTATCAGAGCGTTATTGAAAAAGAACGTCGTGGTGAATTTCTAGGTAAAACAGTTCAGGTAATTCCTCATATTACAGACGAAATTAAAGAACGTATTCAAATTTTAGGAAAATCTGGCGATTACGATATCGTAATTACCGAAATAGGTGGTACTGTAGGAGATATTGAGTCGTTACCTTATGTGGAAGCTGTAAGACAGTTACGTTGGGATTTAGGCGACAATAATGGTCTTGTTATTCATTTAACATTAGTTCCATATTTATCTGCAGCGGGCGAATTAAAAACAAAACCTACGCAACATAGTGTAAAAACCTTAATGGAAAGCGGAGTTCAAGCAGATATTTTAGTGTGTAGAACAGAGCATAATTTACCTAAAGATTTACGCAGAAAATTAGCCTTATTTTGTAATGTTCGCGAAGAAGCAATCATACAATCTATAGACGCGTCTACCATTTACGATGTGCCAAATTTAATGTTAGAAGAAGGTTTAGATAAGGTTGTTCTTAAAAAATTAAATTTAAATAGTAGTGTTCCAGATTTAACACGTTGGAACGAATTTTTACAACGCCATAAAAACCCTACTACCGAAATTACTATTGGTTTAATTGGTAAATATGTAGAGTTACAAGATTCTTATAAATCTATTTTAGAAGCTTTTATTCATGCAGGAGCAGAGAATGAAGTTAAAGTTAACGTAGAACCAATTCACTCAGAATATATTAATGCCGATAACGCGAAATTAAAATTAGCACATTTAAATGGTGTGTTAGTCGCTCCAGGATTTGGAGAACGCGGTATTGAAGGTAAGATTGATGCTGTACGTTATGTAAGAGAAAATAATATTCCGTTTTTAGGAATTTGTTTAGGAATGCAAATGGCAGT contains:
- a CDS encoding CTP synthase, translating into MTTTTKYIFVTGGVTSSLGKGIIAASLAKLLQSQGYRVTIQKLDPYINVDPGTLNPYEHGECYVTDDGAETDLDLGHYERFLNTPTSQANNVTTGRIYQSVIEKERRGEFLGKTVQVIPHITDEIKERIQILGKSGDYDIVITEIGGTVGDIESLPYVEAVRQLRWDLGDNNGLVIHLTLVPYLSAAGELKTKPTQHSVKTLMESGVQADILVCRTEHNLPKDLRRKLALFCNVREEAIIQSIDASTIYDVPNLMLEEGLDKVVLKKLNLNSSVPDLTRWNEFLQRHKNPTTEITIGLIGKYVELQDSYKSILEAFIHAGAENEVKVNVEPIHSEYINADNAKLKLAHLNGVLVAPGFGERGIEGKIDAVRYVRENNIPFLGICLGMQMAVIEFSRNVLGIADANSTEMDSNTPNPVISIMEEQKNITDMGGTMRLGSWECTLTENSIAKKVYGSEIIEERHRHRYEFNSDFRKQIEAAGMVATGVNPKTNLVEIVEVPTHPWFVGVQYHPEYKSTVKNPHPLFVAFVKAALENKKK
- a CDS encoding OsmC family protein; the encoded protein is MTSKVTYLGDLRTENLHLQSGNTYVTDAPVDNNGKGEAFSPTDTVATGFANCMMTMMGIKANGLGVDMKGSTAEVTKIMSADPRRISKIEVVFSFPFSTDDKTRKILEHTAKTCPVHYSLHPDIEKVITFNWRSV
- a CDS encoding DUF3820 family protein yields the protein MEQLNGDVLIELAYTKMPYGKYKDRFLIDLPEFYVVWYNNKGFPKGKLGDQLRMVYELKLNGLEDLIRNIKQKYPNPKTR
- a CDS encoding PBP1 and LysM peptidoglycan-binding domain-containing protein, which codes for MKKFLVVFVMLLMVSSHVFAQSYKTHKVKQNEKIEDIAKVYMVTVDDIFTLNPDAKNGLRPNMVLIIPKTTVQAELNTVREITSYEQHRVKRKETLYSIAKAYKVTEDDIKKANVFLYSEPLRKGTKIRIPVYSTKQVLEEVATVVDMTKPYVVLPKEGKWRVAYKFGMTVEDLEALNPEMAEVLKVGDTIKVPNIPDSHEKSVEDKYDYYEVQPKEGFYRLKVKLGLEKEELETLNPGLEASGLKAGMVLRVPKNVDNDVSGMISDHTLVASDLTKREFNYGTKHLAVLLPFKLKDVPSDSIQGTMNHVQKDSYLNFSLEFQSGVLMALDSLRKLGVSAKVDVYDTENKTSTISDLIRNNNFEELDAVIGPLTQTSVEYTAEKLSKFNIPVVSPITKTIKVTANTFQSRAAEGLLKSKVLNYFKARDSLTNTILIFDSESEPKSGDLKSTFVGASIVRSRKDKKGKDGHYIQPADVSKYLKPGKNVVFLETETAGFASNVTSILNSLNTEDIQIVLATTDMNSAFEGSEISNHHLSNLRFHFASISKSFDDDVENGFIKAYKKEYGLTPNKIAVRGFDVTMDVVLRLVTSTDLYASVNDAPLTEYIENKFAYKKTPFGGFYNDTVYLLQYDDLKIVEVKD